A region of Culicoides brevitarsis isolate CSIRO-B50_1 chromosome 1, AGI_CSIRO_Cbre_v1, whole genome shotgun sequence DNA encodes the following proteins:
- the LOC134838144 gene encoding solute carrier family 22 member 4-like has product MTETPPKASETFDLDSILVELGSFGNYVFTAGVVPHRCAIPECESSSNPKEHWISFSIPQKPYDETPESCSRFSTLAPSCTADSFNRSMVVACDELVFDTEEITISNEWNITCDENKWKLSIVGTINNIGQFICTSITGILSDRYGRRITLIAGLMFGGIFGILRALSPNYLTFVLFEFMDTLFSAGTASVAFVLGMEFLPSKHRTIGGLTFSALYPVGGMIIALLAYLLQNWRYLLLALYVPALFTIFLYWMISESMRWLHTKSRIDEISEIIQAAAKMNNVQLSEKSLEMLKNPRKLDENASEEKRETLLSIFKYKRMFFIFVNSTFCMLVNTLVYTGLSLYAVHLGGNKYLNFTIVNLIELPSHVLAYFLLEKAGRRYSMSSTMILAGIFCFTTEMLPVGKKLLFGPIQQTY; this is encoded by the exons ATGACTGAAACTCCCCCAAAAGCGTCAGAAACGTTCGATCTTGACTCAATTCTCGTCGAATTGGGATCTTTTGGAAA TTATGTCTTTACTGCGGGAGTCGTGCCTCatag atGTGCAATTCCTGAATGCGAATCGTCGTCAAATCCCAAAGAACATTGGATTTCGTTCAGTATTCCTCAAAAACCTTATGACGAGACGCCAGAATCATGTTCACGATTCAGCACATTAGCACCTTCTTGCACAGCTGACTCGTTTAATCGTTCGATGGTTGTTGCGTGCGATGAATTAGTCTTCGACACAGAGGAGATCACAATATCGAACGAATGGAATATCACGTGCGACGAGAACAAATGGAAATTATCAATTGTTGGAACAATTAACAATATCGGGCAATTTATTTGCACATCTATCACAGGAATACTTTCCGATCGTTATGGGCGACGAATTACTTTGATCGCTGGATTGATGTTTGGCGGGATTTTCGGGATTTTACGAGCTTTGTCGCcgaattatttgacttttgtgCTTTTTGAGTTCATGGATACACTTTTTAGTGCGGGAACAGCTTCTGTCGCCTTCGTACTTGGAATGGAGTTTCTTCCTTCGAAACATCGAACTATCGGGGGATTGACATTTAGTGCTCTTTATCCCGTTGGAGGCATGATAATCGCTCTTTTAGCTTATTTGCTTCAAAATTGgcgatatttattattagcaTTATACGTCCCGGCGCTTTTTACGATCTTTTTGTATTGGATGATCTCTGAAAGTATGAGATGGTTACACACAAAATCAcgaattgatgaaatttcggAGATAATTCAGGCTGCTGCGAAGATGAATAATGTGCAACTTTCAGAAAAATCgcttgaaatgttgaaaaatcctCGAAAATTAGATGAAAATGCATCAGAGGAAAAGCGAGAAACGCTCCTTTCGATCTTCAAGTACAAACGGATGTTCTTCATTTTCGTCAATAGCACTTTTTGCATGTTAGTGAACACTTTGGTATACACAGGCTTGAGTTTATATGCCGTTCATTTAGGaggaaacaaatatttgaactttACAATTgttaatttgattgaattgCCGTCACATGTTTTGGCATATTTTCTCTTGGAAAAGGCAGGGAGACGATATTCGATGTCAAGCACGATGATTTTGGCaggaattttttgctttacgaCAGAAATGCTTCCTGTTggtaagaaattattatttgggcCCATTCAGCAAACGTACTAA
- the LOC134837985 gene encoding organic cation transporter protein-like, with translation MTISRTTQKPDGIDLDVILTELGSFGKFQCINFFLICIPIIFNAVFTLSYIFTAGVPNHRCAIPECESTNKSTTEWISFAIPQRFDKSPEQCSRYSPISNKEGFECTKNAFNRSNVVKCSEFVFETPEKTIATEWNITCKENKWKLTLAGTVNHVAQLFCLPITGYVSDHYGRRTALVIGVVMGGIFGICRSLSVNYYMFMAFEFIDPLFSAGCYSVAFILGMEYLQPKYRVLGGVIISCFYAVGATLMGIIGYFFQDNWRHFLLAMYIPALLGFSYFWLIPESLRWLHTKSRVKEMTKIIKKAAKMNKKELSNKTIEVLARETENEEKLESNNESKHESPSVLVVFKSRKLLFRIANCSFCWLTNTFVYYGLSLNAVSLAGNKYFNFTFSNIIEIPAHLLALLLVNKIGRRWSMCGALVLAGLSCVATEFVSTDETQLRFVLYLIGKFSISISFTIIYVYTAEMFPTNLRNSLLGICSMFGRIGSISAPQTPLLATFYPSLPLFLFGGISMMAGVFSLSFPETLNSKLPDTIEEAIKMGDEHEMTQKTVD, from the exons atgacaatttcaaGAACAACTCAAAAACCCGACGGAATAGATCTCGATGTAATTCTCACGGAATTAGGCTcctttggaaaatttcaatgCATCAACTTTTTCCTCATCTGCATTCCGATCATCTTCAACGCTGTGTTCACCTTAAGTTACATCTTTACCGCTGGAGTCCCGAACcacag ATGTGCGATACCCGAGTGTGAGTCAACCAACAAGTCAACAACGGAATGGATTTCGTTCGCAATCCCCCAACGATTTGACAAAAGTCCGGAACAGTGTTCGCGATACAGTCCAATAAGCAACAAGGAGGGTTTTGAGTGCacgaaaaatgcttttaatcgATCGAATGTTGTCAAGTGCAGTGAATTTGTGTTTGAAACGCCCGAAAAAACGATCGCTACGGAATGGAATATCACttgcaaagaaaataaatggaaactGACGTTGGCGGGAACAGTAAACCATGTTGCGCAATTGTTTTGTTTGCCGATAACGGGATATGTGTCGGAtca ttatggGAGACGAACAGCATTGGTTATTGGAGTCGTAATGGGAGGAATTTTCGGAATTTGCAGATCTCTTTCAGTGAATTATTACATGTTTATGGCTTTTGAGTTCATTGATCCTCTTTTCAGTGCGGGATGTTACAGTGTAGCTTTTATTTTgg gaatGGAATACCTTCAACCAAAATACCGCGTTTTAGGCGGCGTTATAATAAGTTGTTTTTATGCCGTTGGAGCAACTTTGATGGGCATCATTGGCTACTTTTTCCAAGATAATTGGCGACATTTTTTGCTCGCGATGTACATTCCTGCTTTATTAGGCTTTTCCTATTTTTGGTTAATTCCTGAGAGTTTAAGATGGCTTCACACAAAGTCCCGAGTGaaggaaatgacaaaaatcatcaaaaaagcagcaaaaatgAACAAGAAAGAATTATCAAACAAAACCATCGAAGTGTTGGCTCGAGAAACAGAGAACGAGGAAAAACTTGAAAGTAACAACGAGAGTAAACATGAGTCTCCTTCAGTGCTTGTTGtgttcaaaagtcgaaaattacTCTTCAGAATCGCAAATTGCTCATTTTGTTGGCTCACAAATACTTTTGTGTATTACGGATTGAGTTTAAATGCCGTCTCGTTAGcaggaaataaatatttcaactttaCCTTTAGCAATATCATCGAAATTCCGGCGCATTTATTGGCTTTGTTGCTCGTCAACAAGATCGGAAGACGTTGGTCGATGTGCGGAGCATTAGTTTTAGCTGGATTATCGTGCGTTGCGACAGAATTTGTGTCaacag ATGAGACACAGCTTCGTTTCGTCTTGTATCTCataggaaaattttcgatttccaTCTCTTTTACGATAATTTACGTGTACACAGCGGAAATGTTCCCAACAAATTTAAGAAACAGTTTGCTCGGGATTTGTTCGATGTTTGGTAGAATTGGGTCAATTTCAGCGCCGCAAACTCCCTTATTGGCAACATTTTATCCATCATTGCCTCTCTTTCTCTTTGGAGGCATTTCAATGATGGCAGGAGTGTTTTCGCTGTCGTTTCCGGAAACGTTAAACTCGAAATTGCCCGATACGATTGAAGAAGCCATTAAAATGGGAGACGAACatgaaatgacacaaaaaactgttgattag
- the LOC134827890 gene encoding major facilitator superfamily domain-containing protein 8-like isoform X1, producing the protein MDWFKKVFRRGRVAEVNRKELHNPSLETETEYRERWVSIRIIYFTMFLMSLGFSIILTGIWPYLSKMDPDASKEFMGYIVAANPLAQMIFSPLVGWIANKLGSNRIPLLSSLSLFTFASGLYSTIDLFPSHKKYWLLASRFLIGLSSANIAVARSYLSAATTIDERTGAVGMVSLAQVLGFIVGPALQAAVTPFGDKGFLLWGFLPIDMYTAAGWINVFMGILNLCLFLPFIFKERKIAAKEIMVLQGKTSEKETWKAIKPDYVSAWTLIGAFFILVFHFVLLETLGTPLVMDQFAWTKEEAVKYMGILMAVGSVIACASFVSIKPMTTKFEERKVLLWGGFFLMALAAGSCIPMGSEPPKLAYPVELNGTLDHNNNTIWVDENEVGCPIKQEWCATTNALTIPQFIFGYGLTSWGYPIGVTLIQTIFSKILGPRPQGTWMGILTGAGCFSRVLGPLYISFVYTNYGTYFTFGSITFLMLSCMLWLYIVRGKLVPPIYEKPATEMIEIVSKKPEDETQQIPKTEKSTNISTEDAHQSISLLKNEDDDDRR; encoded by the exons ATGGattggtttaaaaaagtttttcgacgAGGAAGAGTAGCGGAAGTCAATCGCAAAGAGTTACACAATCCATCGTTAGAGACAGAAACGGAATATCGAGAACGATGGGTGTCGattcgaataatttattttacgatgTTTCTCATGTCTCTTGGATTTAGTATCATTCTTACGGGGATTTGGCCTTATTTGAGTAAG atggATCCTGATGCAAGTAAAGAATTCATGGGATACATTGTCGCTGCTAATCCTTTAGCTCAAATGATTTTCAGTCCTCTTGTTGGATGGATTGCCAACAAATTAGGCTCAAATCGTATTCCGCTCTTGAGTTCTTTGAGCCTTTTCACGTTTGCCAGCGGCTTGTACTCAACAATCGATCTTTTTccatcacacaaaaaatattggttaCTCGCTTCACGATTTCTCATCGGCTTGAGTTCCGCAAATATCGCTGTTGCACGTTCTTATTTGTCCGCAGCAACAACTATCGATGAAAGAACGGGCGCTGTAGGGATGGTTTCTTTGGCGCAAGTTCTTGGATTCATCGTTGGACCTGCTTTACAAGCTGCTGTCACGCCATTTGGAGATAAAGGCTTTTTACTTTGGGGATTTTTGCCAATTGACATGTACACAGCCGCTGGATGGATAAATGTTTTCATGGGAATTCTCAATTTATGTCTCTTTTTGCCTTTTATCTTCAAAGAACGCAAAATTGCAGCGAAAGAAATTATGGTTTTGCAGGGAAAAACGAGCGAAAAGGAGACATGGAAAGCAATAAAACCGGATTATGTGTCGGCATGGACTTTGATCGGAGCATTTTTCATCCTTGTCTTCCATTTTGTACTTTTGGAGACTTTGGGAACGCCTCTCGTGATGGATCAATTTGCATGGACAAAGGAAGAAGCAGTGAAGTACATGGGAATTTTAATGGCGGTTGGTTCAGTTATCGCTTGTGCAAGTTTTGTCTCTATCAAACCGATGACGACCAAATTCGAAGAACGAAAAGTTCTTTTATGGGGAGGATTTTTCTTGATGGCTCTTGCAGCAGGTAGTTGTATCCCAATGGGATCTGAACCGCCGAAATTAGCATATCCCGTTGAGCTAAATGGAACATTAGATCACAATAATAACACGATTTGGGTCGACGAAAACGAAGTTGGATGTCCTATTAAGCAAGAATGGTGTGCAACGACAAATGCTTTGACGATccctcaatttatttttggttatgGCTTAACTTCATGGGGATATCCGATCGGAGTAACTCTCATTCAAACCattttttcgaagattttgGGACCAAGAcctcaa ggTACATGGATGGGAATTTTAACAGGCGCTGGATGCTTTTCGCGTGTTCTTGGTCCTCTTTACATCTCTTTCGTTTACACAAATTAcg GTACCTATTTCACTTTTGGCAGCATAACATTTTTGATGCTAAGTTGCATGTTATGGCTTTATATTGTTCGTGGAAAACTCGTTCCTCCTATTTATGAGAAGCCAGCAACAGAAATGAtcgaaattgtttcaaaaaaacccGAAGATGAAACGCAACAAATTCCAAAGACTGAAAAATCTACAAATATTAGCACTGAAGACGCACATCAGTCAATTAgtttacttaaaaatgaagatgACGACGATAGGAGatga
- the LOC134827890 gene encoding major facilitator superfamily domain-containing protein 8-like isoform X2 — protein sequence MDPDASKEFMGYIVAANPLAQMIFSPLVGWIANKLGSNRIPLLSSLSLFTFASGLYSTIDLFPSHKKYWLLASRFLIGLSSANIAVARSYLSAATTIDERTGAVGMVSLAQVLGFIVGPALQAAVTPFGDKGFLLWGFLPIDMYTAAGWINVFMGILNLCLFLPFIFKERKIAAKEIMVLQGKTSEKETWKAIKPDYVSAWTLIGAFFILVFHFVLLETLGTPLVMDQFAWTKEEAVKYMGILMAVGSVIACASFVSIKPMTTKFEERKVLLWGGFFLMALAAGSCIPMGSEPPKLAYPVELNGTLDHNNNTIWVDENEVGCPIKQEWCATTNALTIPQFIFGYGLTSWGYPIGVTLIQTIFSKILGPRPQGTWMGILTGAGCFSRVLGPLYISFVYTNYGTYFTFGSITFLMLSCMLWLYIVRGKLVPPIYEKPATEMIEIVSKKPEDETQQIPKTEKSTNISTEDAHQSISLLKNEDDDDRR from the exons atggATCCTGATGCAAGTAAAGAATTCATGGGATACATTGTCGCTGCTAATCCTTTAGCTCAAATGATTTTCAGTCCTCTTGTTGGATGGATTGCCAACAAATTAGGCTCAAATCGTATTCCGCTCTTGAGTTCTTTGAGCCTTTTCACGTTTGCCAGCGGCTTGTACTCAACAATCGATCTTTTTccatcacacaaaaaatattggttaCTCGCTTCACGATTTCTCATCGGCTTGAGTTCCGCAAATATCGCTGTTGCACGTTCTTATTTGTCCGCAGCAACAACTATCGATGAAAGAACGGGCGCTGTAGGGATGGTTTCTTTGGCGCAAGTTCTTGGATTCATCGTTGGACCTGCTTTACAAGCTGCTGTCACGCCATTTGGAGATAAAGGCTTTTTACTTTGGGGATTTTTGCCAATTGACATGTACACAGCCGCTGGATGGATAAATGTTTTCATGGGAATTCTCAATTTATGTCTCTTTTTGCCTTTTATCTTCAAAGAACGCAAAATTGCAGCGAAAGAAATTATGGTTTTGCAGGGAAAAACGAGCGAAAAGGAGACATGGAAAGCAATAAAACCGGATTATGTGTCGGCATGGACTTTGATCGGAGCATTTTTCATCCTTGTCTTCCATTTTGTACTTTTGGAGACTTTGGGAACGCCTCTCGTGATGGATCAATTTGCATGGACAAAGGAAGAAGCAGTGAAGTACATGGGAATTTTAATGGCGGTTGGTTCAGTTATCGCTTGTGCAAGTTTTGTCTCTATCAAACCGATGACGACCAAATTCGAAGAACGAAAAGTTCTTTTATGGGGAGGATTTTTCTTGATGGCTCTTGCAGCAGGTAGTTGTATCCCAATGGGATCTGAACCGCCGAAATTAGCATATCCCGTTGAGCTAAATGGAACATTAGATCACAATAATAACACGATTTGGGTCGACGAAAACGAAGTTGGATGTCCTATTAAGCAAGAATGGTGTGCAACGACAAATGCTTTGACGATccctcaatttatttttggttatgGCTTAACTTCATGGGGATATCCGATCGGAGTAACTCTCATTCAAACCattttttcgaagattttgGGACCAAGAcctcaa ggTACATGGATGGGAATTTTAACAGGCGCTGGATGCTTTTCGCGTGTTCTTGGTCCTCTTTACATCTCTTTCGTTTACACAAATTAcg GTACCTATTTCACTTTTGGCAGCATAACATTTTTGATGCTAAGTTGCATGTTATGGCTTTATATTGTTCGTGGAAAACTCGTTCCTCCTATTTATGAGAAGCCAGCAACAGAAATGAtcgaaattgtttcaaaaaaacccGAAGATGAAACGCAACAAATTCCAAAGACTGAAAAATCTACAAATATTAGCACTGAAGACGCACATCAGTCAATTAgtttacttaaaaatgaagatgACGACGATAGGAGatga
- the LOC134827891 gene encoding uncharacterized protein LOC134827891 yields MQAARMFIRNSVNFTARRGYKSKHHRTVTMNDMPQPHGDFFELEAARNRYYNSVLFSGLAVFGASLAFAANSGLMELHYSPPKTLD; encoded by the exons ATGCAAGCTGCTCGTATGTTCATTCGCAACAGCGTCAATTTCACag cTCGTCGTGGATACAAGAGCAAGCATCATCGCACCGTTACCATGAACGACATGCCCCAACCACACGGAGACTTTTTCGAGTTGGAAGCTGCCCGTAACCGCTACTACAACTCTGTCTTGTTTTCGGGACTTGCGGTCTTTGGAGCATCTCTCGCATTCGCCGCCAACTCCGGTTTGATGGAATTACACTACTCTCCCCCAAAAACCCTCGACTAA
- the LOC134827889 gene encoding exocyst complex component 1, with translation MAAGIKYILQKEICDSVDERIISVVHVSKLFKKKNTYYLCILSTIKPRVVVSLCQIKHEKGIYKKKRSWELSELKQVDGRNSEADTHEFDLILEKQYRWLAPNLHERQHFITTLWKQTNKLRTNKVDFKNVPQSWFSLSPEHGAAADAKPDVEGSGDESDELEYEDFNALTEKEETDLNRLMKDCNYAISNAELFMEQLTNNLQDLDGANVQSVLASEAQVNKLMIQIEKAIDEAEKIENRLTSYDEILCHIRDTMEKMGEKNAMIEIANSNNIKLQEELKMVVTQLDLPHNLQGALANPDLTTSAGLRVAIEAGKALQNAMNAEIDAPLLRLTAVQDQRKRFDKWKAKFSQSITRHLNNLFIHLGNDFAETQPTSDLVLPKHNNVHRELAAYSELMHWMKAMDRKAYDALVKVYTTSLSKVYERDIRSFFEQATKRTQNKRFDSRDELNTSVSGKLKLQTGSKTVQHPYGLLGVNKELWAPGAETSERHAFDSVLEKVLAELEPVALSEQMFCMEFFQLNVSSPTSKSNVLTPMDVSTPLESPGKSDRDLSFPSPQKKLDRQINEELRKMMSSLFGCLEQELIDYIMSFEKYDSFFSFYVLVRLTQHVMSAQDAHSFLSMTFGSALIHVKRSFDKFMHQQLASIADAKVPKRSKCGLLPYVENFEEFAKTSESIFKKTQRRTDLDKWYTKLVQSIFEHIPIHAQEHPKTPHQVINMENFHHMHSLLKQLKVPVLEDMQKDAKVRYQEALRAYVTKYFGKPLEKLNLFFEGVQQKVSQGVKETEISYQMAFSKQELRKVIAQYPAKEVKKGLESLYKKVDKHLCEEENLLQVVWRAMQEEFITQYNYLEDRIQRCYAGAMISLDFKIDDILNFFTEIAQSH, from the exons ATGGCAGCCGGCATCAAATACATTTTACAAAAGGAGATTTGCGATTCGGTAGACGAGCGAATTATTTCCGTGGTGCATGTCAGCAAActatttaagaagaaaaacacGTATTACTTGTGCATTTTGAGTACCATCAAGCCTCGCGTCGTCGTATCGCTCTGCCAAATCAAACACGAAAAGggaatttacaagaaaaaacgcAGTTGGGAGCTATCAGAACTGAAACAAGTCGATGGAAGAAATTCTGAAGCCGACACCCATGAATTCGACTTGATTTTAGAAAAGCAATATCGTTGGCTGGCCCCAAATTTGCACGAAAGACAACATTTCATCACAACGCTGTGGAAGCAAACGAACAAATTACGCACGAACAAAGTCGATTTCAAAAATGTCCCGCAATCGTGGTTCAGTTTGAGTCCCGAACACGGAGCTGCGGCAGATGCAAAGCCCGATGTCGAAGGAAGCGGCGACGAAAGTGACGAATTGGAGTACGAAGACTTCAATGCACTCACCGAGAAGGAAGAAACCGACTTGAATCGTCTCATGAAGGATTGCAACTACGCAATTAGCAATGCGGAGCTCTTTATGGAACAGCTAACGAACAATTTGCAAGATTTGGATGGCGCCAATGTGCAAAGTGTGCTCGCCAGTGAAGCACAAGTCAATAAACTCATGATTCAGATCGAAAAAGCGATCGACGAAgcggaaaaaatcgaaaatcgtCTCACGAGTTACGACGAAATTTTGTGTCACATTCGCGATACGATGGAAAAAATGGGCGAAAAAAACGCAATGATCGAAATTGCCAACAGTAACAACATTAAATTGCAAGAAGAGCTGAAAATGGTAGTCACGCAACTCGATTTGCCTCATAATTTGCAAGGAGCTCTCGCAAATCCGGATTTAACGACGTCAGCTGGCTTGAGAGTCGCAATTGAAGCGGGAAAAGCTCTTCAAAATGCGATGAATGCTGAAATTGATGCCCCATTGTTGCGTTTGACAGCAGTTCAGGATCAGAGAAAACGATTTGACAAATGGAAAGCTAAATTTTCGCAATCTATCACGCGACATTTGAACAATTTGTTCATCCATTTGGGAAATGACTTTGCCGAAACGCAACCAACGAGCGATTTGGTACTCCCGAAACACAACAACGTTCATCGAGAGCTCGCGGCGTATTCGGAACTCATGCATTGGATGAAAGCCATGGACCGAAAGGCGTATGATGCTTTGGTAAAAGTTTATACAACGTCCTTGAGCAAAGTTTACGAACGCGATATTCGATCATTTTTCGAACAAGCGACGAAACGAACTCAAAACAAGCGTTTTGACTCGCGGGACGAACTGAATACTTCCGTTTCGGGCAAACTCAAGCTTCAAACGGGCAGTAAAACGGTACAACATCCATACGGATTGTTAGGTGTCAATAAGGAGTTATGGGCTCCGGGTGCAGAAACGAGCGAAAGACATGCTTTTGATTCCgttttagaaaaagttttggCAGAATTGGAGCCTGTTGCGTTAAGTGAACAAATGTTTTGTATGGAATTTTTCCAACTAAATGTCTCGAGCCCGACATCAAAATCGAATGTTTTGACGCCGATGGATGTTTCAACGCCTCTCGAGAGTCCCGGAAAGTCAGATCGTGATCTTTCCTTCCCGTCGCCGCAGAAAAAACTCGATCGACAAATCAACGAAGAACTTCGTAAAATGATGTCGTCACTTTTTGGATGTTTAGAGCAAGAACTCATCGATTACATCATGTCATTCGAAAAGTACGAcagttttttctcgttttacgTTCTTGTTCGTCTCACACAGCATGTGATGTCGGCACAAGATGCCCATTCATTCCTCAGTATGACCTTCGGATCGGCACTGATTCATGTCAAGCGAAGCTTCGACAAATTCATGCATCAACAACTCGCCTCGATTGCCGATGCAAAAGTCCCGAAACGCTCGAAATGCGGATTGTTGCCTTACGTGGAGAACTTTGAGGAGTTCGCAAAGACCTCAGAAAGTATTTTTAAGAAGACACAACGGCGAACGGATTTGGATAAGTGGTACACGAAACTTGTGCAATCGATTTTTGAACATATTCCAATTCATGCACAAGAACATCCGAAGACGCCGCATCAAGTTATAAATATGGAGAATTTCCATCACATGCATTCCCTGTTGAAGCAATTGAAGGTTCCGGTGTTGGAGGACATGCAAAAAGATGCGAAAGTAAGATATCAGGAAGCGCTGAGAGCGTATGTCACGAAATATTTTGGAAAGCCGCTCGAGAAATTGaat ttattCTTTGAAGGCGTTCAGCAAAAAGTATCACAAGGCGTCAAAGAAACCGAAATTTCGTACCAAATGGCGTTCTCAAAGCAAGAATTACGCAAAGTTATCGCTCAATATCCCGCGAAAGAAGTCAAAAAAGGTCTCGAAAGTTTATACAAAAAAGTCGACAAACATCTGTGCGAAGAGGAAAATTTACTTCAAGTCGTTTGGCGAGCGATGCAAGAAGAATTCATCACACAATACAACTATTTGGAGGATCGCATCCAACGTTGTTATGCCGGCGCAATGATCAGTTTGGACTTTAAAATTGAcgacattttgaatttcttcacgGAAATCGCCCAATCACACTAA